CCCATTTCCAAACCTTGCCACTGCTGTCTTTGACACGGAAGTTCCACCACTCGACATTGTTTGAATTTTCAAAGGAAATATCCACGCTGGAATTAGGCGGCAAGTACACTCCATCCAACAAATTCTCCTCCCAATTGTCGCTATTCGCTGGAGCTACCCAGAAACCGACCATATTAAAAGGAGAATTATTAACCAAAACAAAATCCTGGGTCCCCGCCAAGGCCACACTCGGCAAAACTAACACCGTTAACAACACCATCATCAATATTATTTTTCTTTTTACAAAATTCATGACGCGCCTCCTTCATTATTCTCTTCACAATACACAGCATTCTTTAGTACCTTTGCTTATTTTTGCGCCAAATGAAATATTTCGTTTACCGAAATCTCCACTTGGTTACCCCAGCGAATATATTGTCCATCGGTGACCGCCTGTTCAAACACAGCCGGTTCCTTTAATTCTGCAAAGCGAAGACTATTTAGCCTTGGCTCCATATTCAAAATGATAGTAGCCTGATTATCAAAGAATATTTCCAGCCAATATGGTTTGGCTATTACCTTAACAATACGCAGCAAATCCATCATCCCCCTCAAAAAAAGCTTCCCTATACCTTAATTGTATAGGGAAGCTTGGGTCTCTTCTATCACCCAGCGGGTGACAGTTCTTTAATTTTTCTTCAACAACGCCCGCGAACGAATACCCAGTTTTTCAAAAATACGTTTAAGCTGTGTCTTCACTGTATTTTCGGAAATCCCTAATTCTGCACCAATCTCTTTGTTCGTCAGTCCTTCTGTCGCTAAAGCTACAATCTCTTGCTCCCGTTGCGTCAGCTCAGGAGCATCCTGCTGCATCCGTAGCAGCGACTTTTGATAGTGTGGCACCAGCTTGGCAAGCTTTGCCCCTTCCTTACGATACTTTCCACGAACAGCCTCGTCTAGAAGACTCTCTACATAGGCAGCATTTTCCACAAAAGGCATAAGCAGACCATCTGGAATCGCCAGCTCCAACGCAGAAGACAGCGCCTGCCTCGCCGCTTCCCTACGAAACAACTTTTCATTAGCCGCCGCAATATAAATGTAGAGATAAATCTGGGCCAGCAGATTAGGAAATAAGGCCGCCGTCTCCAATAGTTGTTCCGAAATACCTAACAGCTTTCTTTCTTCTCCTGCCGCTAAAAGAACCTGACCATAAATGATGTTAAAGTAACCCTGGGCTGGAAAAAGAAGACGGCTCGAAAAAAACTCCCCTTGGCGAATCCATGGCGCAATACTTTCCGGCTGCTTTAACTGCGCCGCAACAAAAGCCCCGCACAAATCGGCCGTATGCAAATACAAAGACTGCCTACTAAGCTGAATTTCCGTATACATCTCCTCCAGCAGTGCTTGTACCGTCTGCAGATCACCTCGTTGAAAAGCCAGACGCAATTGGAGAAACAACACGCTGACTATACTGCCAATCTGCTTCCCGCTTCTAGCCAACTCCAGCGCCTTATGACTGCTAATTTCGGCACTTTCAAAGTCGCCCTGCCCATACTGCAGCTCTCCCTGCATCACATGCTCCACACCGGCGCCATGACCATTCGTCAACGCATAATAAGAAGGCATAGCCTCCAGGAGCGTTTGTGTATGCTGCTGGAGCCTCCCTTTTTCCCGATAAAACATGTAGAGAACGGAAGGTGAGCCTAACGTCCACGGCGTATTGTGATCACTCAAACGAGAGGCTCCCGGCAATAAAGCATGCGCCTTTTTGATATGTTCCGCCATCGCCGCAATGTCGTTATACTTCGTGAACATGCCTACAAGTTCCATTTCTCCTTGCAGCCAATTTCTCTTTGTCTCATCGTCAATACGGTTGAGATCCTCCGTCAATTCCTGAGCATACTGATAAAACCGTTCCATTTCTCCAAATAACAACAGTTCTCGACAGAAAAGGACACCGGCAACAGGATGCTGCGCTCGAGTCTTCTGAGGGCATTCCTCAAAATAGTGAATGATTGTATCTTTGTACTCGCTATTAATGCTGTTGCCTTTATCACGTTCCAGCGACGTCAGCAATCTCTCAAAATCGCCCGCCTGATAAAAAGAGTTCATCGCCGCTCGATAGTCTTCCGTCTCTACATACCAAAGTCCAGCCCGTCTCCAGATTTCTCGCCTCACCGTCTCTTCCTGGGCAGCAAACATCCGCCGCAAGTATTCGGCAAAAATCGTATGTATCTGATAGGTGCGCGTCCGCGCATTGAACTGCATAAAAGCATTCTGCGCCAACAATTGCCGCAGCAGCGTCGCCGCATCATCCTGGCACCACATAGCTTGCGCTTGGGCTTCAGTAATACTCGGAAACAAACAGATACAGAGCAAAAATTCTTTTAGTTCTTCTGTTAATGGTTGATATACTACCCGCGCCAAAAGGTCCTGCATGGTAGCGGGTTTTTCTACCCGCCCTTCTTGCAAAAATTCCAATAAACATAAATACAACGCACTGATCCAGCCTTCAGTATAAAGATACAGCCTGTCAGCTTCTTCTTTTTTCAAGGAAATACCGCAAATCTTGTAATAACGGATAATTTCCGCCGGCGTCAATTCTAATGCTCCTTGGGTAATATGCTGGGCAATCCCCTTGAGCTTCAGTTCGTCAAGAGCATCCAAGGCAACTGCCCGCGTCGTAAGAACCAAGTGTAAATGCGGAAGCTCTTTTCTTGCCAACAACACAATAAATTCATGAACATTTTCGTCCTGCAGTAAATGATAGTCGTCAATCACCAGCACAATGGCACGATTGAGCGTAATCCCTGCAAGAAGCTGCACCGCCGCTCTACGAGTCACAGCATCATCCGGCATCCCCAGTTCTTCCAGTTTGAAAGCACATTCGTCGTCGATAAATGCTATAACTTGACAAAAGTCATGCCAGAAATGTGCTGTTTCCTGATCGTATACTGTTTGCCACAACCACTCAGTTTCCGCTTGGTTTAAATATTCTTTTACCGCCGTTGTTTTCCCATACCCCATGGGCGCTTCGATAATCGTTAAAAAATAGTCGGGAATTTTTTTTAGTACAGCAGTCAACCGCTCCGAAAGGAACAGACCACGAGCATTATATTGCTTGCTTTTCAACATCCTTGCAGCTCCTTTGCCTCCGCCAGGCCTCCCAAGGCATCCTCAATTAGCAAATTTTATCGTTTCGCTATCTTAATAGCATTATTCCCGCTTATCCATTAAAATACCTCTCGGATACTTACAAAACATCAAAATAATGTCATCTGTAAAATTTTATGTGATAACGCCTTTTTCACTGTCACAACTTCATCTCCCTGCGGATAGCCCTGCAGCATAGGCGCATGTGGGTCGTGCCGCTTGACGAATTGCAACGTCTTTTTTTCACTTGTTGTAGCATAGCAATACAAACAGCCTAAAGAACAACTGTCATAAACGCCAATATCAATGCTTCCACAACAACCGCAAGCAACTCTCTGGTTAGCATCCTTTTCCACTTGCAGTGGGTACCCTGTAAGCTGCTCGATTAACGATGCATCAATGCAAGCTGCCGGCTTAACGCCACAGGCAGCTAGATCCCCTTGCTCTGAACAGCTTGCCACAACCATCTTATGCTCCTTGGCAATAGCAGCAAAGCCTTGCGCAAGCCGCTTGCGCGTTGTCTCCTCGCCTTCTCGAAAGCCCACTGTTTGCATGCGTCCTCGCATCTTCGCGTACATATCCAAAAAACTGATTGTGCACTGTTCCGTGTAACCACTAAGAGTGTTACTCAAGGCTGCAAATTGCTGCAAATGATAGGCTTCGTTACATTCTTCGCTGAAAACAATAGGGTCGTAACGCCAAATCACGCGCCGCGGGCCCACTTTATCACTTAAGCGCTTAAAGTTTTCTATAATTTCCGTTTTAGCTGGCAGTCTCTTTTCCACCCTTTGGTCATACGGCGTAAGGGTAAACTGAAAATAATAACGATACCCCATCGCATCAAGTGCAGACAGTTTCGGCAGCATAGCCCGGGGATTCTTCGTCCAGAACACCAGGCAGTCCACACCGACTGGGTCCAGATCCACTTTGGTAAGGCACTTAGGATTGCGCGGATTCGCAACATATACAACCCCTTCTTGGAGACGCCTAAGAAGCCACTCCGAATAAAGCGCAGGAATATCGGTCCGCCTGCTGGCGCTGATAATCATCTTCCCTCACCCTTTACTATCGTCCTTGAATTAGTTGCGCCTCATGCTGCGAATTTTGATTTTACTTTCTGCATCCACGCGATACGACTCCGTAATCTTTTGCAAGGCCTTGTTATACGTAAACGTATCCAGTGGACTGCTTTGCAAAGATACTAGCGTCAGCTCCGAAAATTTCACATAGCATATAGAAAGAGCCCACGCTACTGCCATTTTCGCATAATATCCCTCTTGGCGCAGCGCATGCAGGCGAAGCAACACTGAGTCGATATAATCTTCTTCAATAAAAAAGCTAAGCAGCATAACTACGCCAAAGCGAATTTCATATTCCTGTGTTGATACTAGATAGGGCTGCAAAAAATTCCAAACCAACTCCTTATGATTTTGGGTAAATTTCAACCCGCTGCAAAAGCTATCGCAAACAGACCAATTATCAATACGTGGTACAAACTCAACCACATAGGCAAGAAGCTCTTCTACATCGGTTCGCACATATCCTAGAATCATGCCTTGCAGCATCGTTTCTTCAAAATAACAAGGATCTTTGCTTCTTAGATAGCTTCTCCAATCTTCTTTAGCAATCTTTTGGGCCAACTTCCGCAACAACGGCAACCGCACCCCCAGCAAGTTGTCCACGTTCGGCAGCAACGCAGCAGCAAACTGCTGATATTTAGGATCGGCCATTCCTTCCAGCATTTCTTTAATACTAGTATTCACGATATCCTCCCAGTCGTCACTCCGCTTATCTGTTGTTTCTCCATATTCAGAAGATATTCTTTCGCTGCTATCCCGCCTGCATAACCAACAAGTTTCCCGTTAACCCCCACAACGCGGTGACACGGAATAAAAAGCAGTAACGGATTTTTGTTGTTGCCCAAGCCCACGGCGCGCGCCCCTTGAGGACAACCAATACTTACAGCAATCTCTCCATAGGTCCTTGTCTCACCATAAGGAATTTCTCGCAACGCACTCCAAACACGCTGCTGAAAGTCTGTTCCCACTGGAGCTAAGGGCAGTGTAAAGTCTTTGCGTCCTCCTGCTAAATACTCTTTCACCTGCCTCCCAGCTTCCTGCAGCAACGCAGTTTCTCGCAACTCCGCTTCGCGCGGTCGTTTGACTTCCCCAAAATACAGTTTAGTCAACGCCGTTCCATTTTCTTCGATGCCTACGACTCCCAACTCTGTTTGATAATAAAAAACAGCGGCCATTTTTTCGTGCTCCTTCTTACATAGTTCAATGACTCTCTCTATTTTACAAAATGGCTAAGCACTTTGTCTTACCAACCGATATGTGCTAAGCAAATCCAGGATCTTTCTTAAAAATAAATACCCAGTTTTTCACGACTATCCTTGACATGGAGTATACTCAAAGTTGTATTATAAATAGTAAACTGTAAATTTTATTGGTTTTCTTTAATTTTCACTAAGTACTGTGAGGCAGCGTATGAATTCAAATATAGACTGGGAGTTACAACAACGAAAAAAAGCATATTGGAAAACTTGTTTTCTCGCCTTAGCACTCTTATTCATTTTTTGTCTAAATCTGGCAGGACTCTTTCTGGGCAGCGTAATCTATGAAGAAACAAGCATCATCTTCTCGCAACTGAAAACGCAAAACCGCAACAACACCCTTCAACAGTTGATGAATAAAGGAACGGCCAATTACCAATGGGAGAACGTAAGCATTTCTTCCCCCTTTGGCTATTCCTTGTCTGGAACCTTTATCCCCAACGCAACACCCACTCATAAAACGATTATTTTTCTACATGGCTTTACGGAAAACCGCACGATTGGTTTATACTATCTAGAAATTTATCTCCGTGCTGGATTTAATGTGCTGCTGGTCGACTCACGTGCCCATGGCGAAAGCGGCGGCGACTCCGTTACTTGGGGGAGTTTAGAAAAATACGACTTGGATCAATGGGTCAGTTGGCTTGCGCAGCGCATCCCTAACGGGGCCATCGGCATTCACGGTATTTCCATGGGCGCCGCCACAGCGCTGCTGCACGCAGAGCTTAACGAAGAAAACAAACGAGTAGCTTTCTATGTAGCCGATAGCCCGTATTCCGATTTTGAAACTCTGCTCTCCCTCTACGTACGCCAATATCTATACCCGTATATGCCCCCCCTTGATTCTCCTTGGCTTGCCGATCTAGATATCGCCAGCCTCCTCTTGCCCTATGCGAATATTGTATCGTACTTCCATTCCCGCTCTACCTTTCATGAAGCATCGCCACTACAATCCGTACGCCATGTTACTACTCCCATCTTGTATCTCCATGGCGAAGCTGACAAGCTCATTCCCGCTTCTATGTCGCTAGAACTACAGCAAGCCACCAAAGGCCCTAGTCAATTATATTTATTTGCCAACTCCAAACACGGAACTGCTATTTTTGACAACCACCGTCAGTATAACCAGGTGGTGCAACATTTCTTACAAACCATCGGCGAGCTCAGCTGAGTTCCGAAGCGATACGAAAGACGGTCTGCGTCATTTTCAAGATAACGCAGACCGCTTTTTCTTCATGTTTTGAGACATGCAATTTCCACAACCGTAAGAATATCCTCGACTACGATGAACCGAACATCAAGGCCCGCAAAGGGAATTCCAAAAATACGCTCAGAATCTTGAACATATGCCGGCCGCGGATCTTGTTCCAACACGCTGTGCAATCCCTGGCGCAAGGGCTCTGGAACAAGAGAAAGCCACCGCTCTGGAAAAATCACCTTTAACTTATACGTTTCATGGGAAACGGCAAAACCGGACGCAGCTTCCGGGTGGCTGTCCGCATAAGGCAGATACGGCTTAATATCAAAGATTGGCGTCTTATCGATCATATCTGCCCCTGACACATGCAACACAGGTCCCCACTGGGAATGCATCTCAATTTTTTCCAACTTGACAGAGGAAAGCCCCAGATGATTGGGCCTAAATGGCGAACGTGTAGCAAAGACGCCCATCCGGGTGTTGCCGCCTAGCCGCGGCGGTCTGACAGTGGGTGAAACTTTGCTGCCCACCGCTTCTGAAAACTGCCAAATAAGCCAAATGTGAGAAAATCCTTCTAAGCCCCGTAGCGCGCTAGGATTCCGATATAACGGTTCAAAAATAATCGTAGCCAGTAATGGAGCCAACCCACTTTGGCGGGGAACGCCGAATTTAGTTGGAAAATCCGTATGAATTCTGGCTATACTCTTTATGGTTGCCACAACACCTAATTCGTTCATAAATTATCTTTCCTTAACTCCAAAATGATTTTCCTCGCCTACTACTAAAACAGATTTTACACCATTATGCAAAAACCAACCAGCAAATAAAAAACACCATCCAACTGGACGGTGTTTTTTGATTGTATGAAATTTACTTAAATGATCAAATTGCGCCGGTCAGATGAACTAGGTCTAACGCTAGAAAAGACAGTGCAATAAATGCAAATGCTGCTAATCCCATTTTGAAAGCCATCTTCTCATCTCCTTTTATATCTTATTCCACCCGCTTAAAACAAGATGTTTTTAGCAGCAGGTAAAATAAAACAATATAAGATAATTAAGTAACTAACTTAATTTGATCCTCTCTTAGTTTACTGCTACTACGGAAGTAATGCAAAGAAAGAGACGAGTCATATCAGACGCAAAAAGTCATACAAGCAGATAAATTTAATTTAATTTTATATATTTAAAGCAAAAATTGCTTTTTTCTCTTTTTATCTCTTCTATTCTAAATAATTGTAATTTTCAAAACAAAATTCACAACCAAACTCTCATCTTTCTCCTAATCATATATCTATTATAATTTTTCATAATTTTCCGTATAAAACTTTCTCACAAAGCTCATTCACCGCACAAAAAAAGAGCCCTTGTTTTCACAAGAACTCTTTTTCCATTTTTAGAATTTTGCCATCCACAAACCATGCAAATTGCAGTATTCATAAACAATGCCAGCAGGCATTTCACAAAATTCCACTTTGGGTTCTTCCCCAGGCTTCAAGAAGCGAATAGCAACCCGATCCTCAGTTACTAAGGCAACCCACTCAATGTAGTGTTCCGGCAGCATAGGATGCAACGTAGAGCCTACGGCTACTTTAATTTTGCCGTTCTCTTTTGTCACAACCGGCACATGTTTTTCTTGTGCTGCATCAGTAGAATTAGCTGAAAGCTCTTTCATGGCTTGCCCACAGCAAGCCAATGGTCCGCCTCCTTTTTTGATCAAAGCTAAAATATTACCGCATGTTTCACAACGATAGAAAACTACTTCACTCATCTCGATTCCCTCCTTGAGTATTAATGTGTTCTAAGAGTTATTTCTATTTAAGGAACTCATTTCCTGCTTGAAATCATAATTTAAGCAAAACTTTTCTCTGCTACTATCTTTTCCTGATGCTAAGCGCTACGACAGTAACACCACAACCTCAATTTTCTTTCTATTGTTAAGTTTTGGTTATGAAACGATTAAATAATTATTCTTAAAAAGACATTATTCCTTTCTTGATGTATGATTAGATCAAGAAGGAAAACTGCATAAGGAGGTGACTACACCATGAAAAAATTGTTTAGCATGATTTGGGAAAGCTTCAAAAAATATGCCGAAACGTTCGCCATGGTGAGAAAATATGTTGATTAGTCAATACGCTTTCGCATAAATGCTCCCGAGTTAAAGAAATTTAACCCGGGAGCATTTTACATGTTTATTATACATCGTCCTTTTAATAGCTGGCAAACAATTGCACGCCATAAATAGTACCATCTTCTTTAGTATACAGCCCTACGCCGCCATGAGTATACCCGGTGTTAAGAATGTTGGCCCGATGCCCCGGGCTATTCATCCACGCCTCCTGCATATTTTCGAGCGAATGGTTATATGCAATATTTTCACCAGCCGAACGGTATGCAATCCCCTTCTCCGTCATACGGTCAAAGGGAGATTGGCCCTGCAAATTAGTATGGTTGAAATAATTTTGTCTTGCCATATCGGCAGCATGGCTGCGCGCAATCTGCGTTAGCTTCGCATCTGCACTAAGTGACGTCAAGCCATTCTTGGCGCGATCACGATTCAACAATTGGATAGCTTGCATCTCTTGTTGCGTAATACCTCCGTTTTGACCGCCAGTACTCCCTTTAACGCTTTGCTTCTCTTGTCTCGCAGATCCCCATTCTATCGAAACAGCATCATTCTCATCGACGGCAAACTTGTAAAAACGTACTGACCGCGAATTAGGTCCATCCGGGCATTTATTGCCGTCATAGTACTGAAATTGATTGCTTATAACCGTACGGGTAATATGCGGAGCGTCATCGCCGCCGCATAGTTCCGCATTGCCCGCTTTCGCATACATATACATATGCGAAGTTTGAACTGCTTTGCTGATCGTAAAGTTTTTTGTTGCCCCCACAGGTACATTGTACCAGCCACTTGTTGACCAGCGCTTGGCTGAACTGTCAAAATACACAAGGGCGCAATTCATTATCCGATCTTGATTATTGGTAACTTCTAATTTAAACGCTTGCGCTTGCTGTGGAACACAAGCAAGCGCTCCACAAAGAACCAGCACGCTAAGTATCATTTTAAGAACGCATACATACTTTTTCATCTTATCTATCTCCTTAAATCTATAAATACATAAAAACTAAGCTTTATCTAAACAGGTTCAACAGGAATTTTTATATACGTATTATTATATCCCATCACACTCAAACGGCTGATTCTCTCCTCATTTTCCGGTTGCAATAACTTTTCCAAACCGCTGTCATCACGCAGACGAATTTTTATATAACCTTCGTGCAACACCGCCATAAGATCAATCGTTTTTTGCGGATTCGCTTCCTTCTCCACAATATCCAAAATCACTTGATAAACCAAATGCTTCGCATCTGCTGCTACTTGCGGAGCAACTTGCTTATTCACGAAAAATTCCTCAATCATGTCCGCATATCCCGCAGCCTCCTCTTGGGTCGCATAAATTGAATTACCCAGTACATAATCCGGTTGCACCTCATGTATAAAAACACCGTGATACTTGCCATTGGATTTTTTGCCAATGTATTTAGCCGTTAAAACACTCAAAAACAGCAAGACTGCCTGCGCTGCAATAGTATGGCTCCACACTCCAATATTTCCCAATGAATATCCAAGCAAATAAATAAAGAGAATTGCCAAAAGCTCCGTTCCCACACTGATGGCAATGGAAAAAAGCTTGCGAGCCGTAGTCTGCATATAGGTCATTAAGATATAACTCAAAGAACTTAATAAAAATCCTAGTGCATAAATCCGCAAGGCCGGCACGCCCATTTCCATAATGGCCGCATCATGAACTCCGAAAAACGCCAACAAATTACCAGGAAGCAATTCAATAAGCAAAATACTAACAATGACAAATCCCATAACCATTTTAGTAATGCGCATGGCCACCTGATGCATTGACCACCAATCTCTTTCCCCAAAGAGAGCGCCAACAATTGGAACCATGGCACTTGTCGCAGCATAGCGAAAAGAAGAAATGAAAATAGAGATAGAAGAGCAGACCGTACTTACAATGATGCCGCTCTTGCCGGCAATATCCAGAATCACTACGTTAGTGCAAAACGTAGTAACCGCTCCCAGCCCTTGACCCATCGCCGAAGGAAGACCTGCAATAATAATATTTCCTAAGCGCCGCAAATCTTTCACAGCTAGGGGAACAAAAGAAAGAGTTCTTTTTTTGCGCCAAAACAAATACGGCACTAATAGTAAAAACCCAGCGACAAAGCCAGTTATGGTTCCGTATGCAGCCCCTTCAATGCCCAACTGCAATGGTCCAAGGTATAACAGCTTGCTGACAACGCTCACTATATTTACAAATACCATAACTCCTGCCGCAAGTTTGGGCAGAGCATCTACTTTGACAAAATAAGTCATACTAGTAATGCCAATCATCAGCGGCGCCGCCACAAACATAATACCAATATAACGCAACACCAAGGGCGCCATCTCGCCATTTCCACCGCTTAAGACTTGTGCGATCAGTTCTCTGGCACTAAGACCGCCAAGCATAGTCACCACGCTTACCGCAATAAGGGTAACCATGCTCAACGAGAACAGCGTATTAGCTTCCGTTTTGTTGCCAGCGCCCTTGGCCGCTGAAACCAATACTTCACCGCCGATTCCTAACAGCATATACACCATGT
This genomic window from uncultured Anaeromusa sp. contains:
- a CDS encoding desulfoferrodoxin family protein, producing the protein MSEVVFYRCETCGNILALIKKGGGPLACCGQAMKELSANSTDAAQEKHVPVVTKENGKIKVAVGSTLHPMLPEHYIEWVALVTEDRVAIRFLKPGEEPKVEFCEMPAGIVYEYCNLHGLWMAKF
- a CDS encoding alpha/beta hydrolase, which translates into the protein MNSNIDWELQQRKKAYWKTCFLALALLFIFCLNLAGLFLGSVIYEETSIIFSQLKTQNRNNTLQQLMNKGTANYQWENVSISSPFGYSLSGTFIPNATPTHKTIIFLHGFTENRTIGLYYLEIYLRAGFNVLLVDSRAHGESGGDSVTWGSLEKYDLDQWVSWLAQRIPNGAIGIHGISMGAATALLHAELNEENKRVAFYVADSPYSDFETLLSLYVRQYLYPYMPPLDSPWLADLDIASLLLPYANIVSYFHSRSTFHEASPLQSVRHVTTPILYLHGEADKLIPASMSLELQQATKGPSQLYLFANSKHGTAIFDNHRQYNQVVQHFLQTIGELS
- a CDS encoding MATE family efflux transporter, with the translated sequence MYDYKGRLMNARVNAFYFPGLLSALSITASMFLDIAIVGQMLGPVAMGAVNLALPLTMVFNMVYMLLGIGGEVLVSAAKGAGNKTEANTLFSLSMVTLIAVSVVTMLGGLSARELIAQVLSGGNGEMAPLVLRYIGIMFVAAPLMIGITSMTYFVKVDALPKLAAGVMVFVNIVSVVSKLLYLGPLQLGIEGAAYGTITGFVAGFLLLVPYLFWRKKRTLSFVPLAVKDLRRLGNIIIAGLPSAMGQGLGAVTTFCTNVVILDIAGKSGIIVSTVCSSISIFISSFRYAATSAMVPIVGALFGERDWWSMHQVAMRITKMVMGFVIVSILLIELLPGNLLAFFGVHDAAIMEMGVPALRIYALGFLLSSLSYILMTYMQTTARKLFSIAISVGTELLAILFIYLLGYSLGNIGVWSHTIAAQAVLLFLSVLTAKYIGKKSNGKYHGVFIHEVQPDYVLGNSIYATQEEAAGYADMIEEFFVNKQVAPQVAADAKHLVYQVILDIVEKEANPQKTIDLMAVLHEGYIKIRLRDDSGLEKLLQPENEERISRLSVMGYNNTYIKIPVEPV
- the tsaA gene encoding tRNA (N6-threonylcarbamoyladenosine(37)-N6)-methyltransferase TrmO: MNELGVVATIKSIARIHTDFPTKFGVPRQSGLAPLLATIIFEPLYRNPSALRGLEGFSHIWLIWQFSEAVGSKVSPTVRPPRLGGNTRMGVFATRSPFRPNHLGLSSVKLEKIEMHSQWGPVLHVSGADMIDKTPIFDIKPYLPYADSHPEAASGFAVSHETYKLKVIFPERWLSLVPEPLRQGLHSVLEQDPRPAYVQDSERIFGIPFAGLDVRFIVVEDILTVVEIACLKT
- a CDS encoding CAP domain-containing protein — protein: MKKYVCVLKMILSVLVLCGALACVPQQAQAFKLEVTNNQDRIMNCALVYFDSSAKRWSTSGWYNVPVGATKNFTISKAVQTSHMYMYAKAGNAELCGGDDAPHITRTVISNQFQYYDGNKCPDGPNSRSVRFYKFAVDENDAVSIEWGSARQEKQSVKGSTGGQNGGITQQEMQAIQLLNRDRAKNGLTSLSADAKLTQIARSHAADMARQNYFNHTNLQGQSPFDRMTEKGIAYRSAGENIAYNHSLENMQEAWMNSPGHRANILNTGYTHGGVGLYTKEDGTIYGVQLFASY
- a CDS encoding DNA alkylation repair protein, which gives rise to MNTSIKEMLEGMADPKYQQFAAALLPNVDNLLGVRLPLLRKLAQKIAKEDWRSYLRSKDPCYFEETMLQGMILGYVRTDVEELLAYVVEFVPRIDNWSVCDSFCSGLKFTQNHKELVWNFLQPYLVSTQEYEIRFGVVMLLSFFIEEDYIDSVLLRLHALRQEGYYAKMAVAWALSICYVKFSELTLVSLQSSPLDTFTYNKALQKITESYRVDAESKIKIRSMRRN
- a CDS encoding LuxR C-terminal-related transcriptional regulator, coding for MLKSKQYNARGLFLSERLTAVLKKIPDYFLTIIEAPMGYGKTTAVKEYLNQAETEWLWQTVYDQETAHFWHDFCQVIAFIDDECAFKLEELGMPDDAVTRRAAVQLLAGITLNRAIVLVIDDYHLLQDENVHEFIVLLARKELPHLHLVLTTRAVALDALDELKLKGIAQHITQGALELTPAEIIRYYKICGISLKKEEADRLYLYTEGWISALYLCLLEFLQEGRVEKPATMQDLLARVVYQPLTEELKEFLLCICLFPSITEAQAQAMWCQDDAATLLRQLLAQNAFMQFNARTRTYQIHTIFAEYLRRMFAAQEETVRREIWRRAGLWYVETEDYRAAMNSFYQAGDFERLLTSLERDKGNSINSEYKDTIIHYFEECPQKTRAQHPVAGVLFCRELLLFGEMERFYQYAQELTEDLNRIDDETKRNWLQGEMELVGMFTKYNDIAAMAEHIKKAHALLPGASRLSDHNTPWTLGSPSVLYMFYREKGRLQQHTQTLLEAMPSYYALTNGHGAGVEHVMQGELQYGQGDFESAEISSHKALELARSGKQIGSIVSVLFLQLRLAFQRGDLQTVQALLEEMYTEIQLSRQSLYLHTADLCGAFVAAQLKQPESIAPWIRQGEFFSSRLLFPAQGYFNIIYGQVLLAAGEERKLLGISEQLLETAALFPNLLAQIYLYIYIAAANEKLFRREAARQALSSALELAIPDGLLMPFVENAAYVESLLDEAVRGKYRKEGAKLAKLVPHYQKSLLRMQQDAPELTQREQEIVALATEGLTNKEIGAELGISENTVKTQLKRIFEKLGIRSRALLKKN
- a CDS encoding methylated-DNA--[protein]-cysteine S-methyltransferase: MAAVFYYQTELGVVGIEENGTALTKLYFGEVKRPREAELRETALLQEAGRQVKEYLAGGRKDFTLPLAPVGTDFQQRVWSALREIPYGETRTYGEIAVSIGCPQGARAVGLGNNKNPLLLFIPCHRVVGVNGKLVGYAGGIAAKEYLLNMEKQQISGVTTGRIS
- a CDS encoding DUF1848 domain-containing protein gives rise to the protein MIISASRRTDIPALYSEWLLRRLQEGVVYVANPRNPKCLTKVDLDPVGVDCLVFWTKNPRAMLPKLSALDAMGYRYYFQFTLTPYDQRVEKRLPAKTEIIENFKRLSDKVGPRRVIWRYDPIVFSEECNEAYHLQQFAALSNTLSGYTEQCTISFLDMYAKMRGRMQTVGFREGEETTRKRLAQGFAAIAKEHKMVVASCSEQGDLAACGVKPAACIDASLIEQLTGYPLQVEKDANQRVACGCCGSIDIGVYDSCSLGCLYCYATTSEKKTLQFVKRHDPHAPMLQGYPQGDEVVTVKKALSHKILQMTLF
- a CDS encoding DUF2442 domain-containing protein is translated as MMDLLRIVKVIAKPYWLEIFFDNQATIILNMEPRLNSLRFAELKEPAVFEQAVTDGQYIRWGNQVEISVNEIFHLAQK